A part of Gambusia affinis linkage group LG19, SWU_Gaff_1.0, whole genome shotgun sequence genomic DNA contains:
- the zmp:0000000896 gene encoding caspase recruitment domain-containing protein 10 isoform X1: MSGDTDWLEGDGAPEEARPSPQWSEERCEELWERVEGVRHKLTRILNPAKLTPYLRQCKVIDEEDEDEVLNSTQYPLRISKAGRLLDILRTQGQRGLQAFMESLEFYHPEQYTQLTGKPPTHRCSLILDEEGPEGLTQFLLLELRKLREQLRNSRMCERRLSQRCRMAEEERSRAEHKAQELRHDKLLLERLRQDWESASRELGKLKDRHLEQAVKYSRALEEQGKASSRERELLRQVEELKSKLIEADKRTEKPEINPTNGSLSNGINGSAPEQQEEPPHLTDAQKAERKGVQTRNSDPSTGVIALMDILQQDRREATEQRQELCEIITRLQGELQAAEENRAKLEAQCEQLQLKVRTLQLDWETEQKRSLSYFNQTMELEKERDQALRSRDSLQLEYTDCLLDKNRLRKRIAELQANLEQQQRELERERERCREQMQQSPCLNCSHLSLCSEDQCFGPCCSLDPDLSLQPVLRKTPPRGQNNENSEGSVYNSEENLLSSSKDSEKEINRLSTFPFPPCVNSINRRFNTEFDVESWGSDENDNIPGDQTEPSLWDSWTSLHSHLFPPDLVNLPPVPSLPSSPNVPRKPPSPCSPPSSPSTSPKLGRASLADDIAIVGGNRTGIFVSHVKAGSPAEQCGLKEGCELLELDRVLFGGASVQLAQCTAEVAHFSLQCWAEPSSLKHQSNPEGYSKLLSELSSPSFAGADSFYARVNLNMEPHSDPPSLGVSCDDIIHVTDTRHNGRYQWRCSLVNRETAVPLQTGTMPNYNRAQQLLLIRLRKMSVEQKDFKKKMFVKKTSDRVRLVKAVDHNSRGSGSSKQIFYTLSKRHEDHLIPYSLVKPVKVQTKRPVIFSPSLLSRRLIERLLQPAESGLNFNTCPPEPIQASEQKDKRIFLLDSCSPEQALGIRLESIQDVISQGRHCLLELGLPSVEALLRQGIYPIVIHIRPKNKKHKKLRKFFPRCGEDSIMEEVCQAEELQLETLPLLYYTVEPSTWSCTEELLEALRNAVQRQQRAVAWVELDRLQ, from the exons GCGACACCGACTGGCTGGAGGGTGACGGCGCCCCGGAGGAGGCCCGGCCCTCCCCACAGTGGTCGGAGGAGCGCTGCGAGGAGCTGTGGGAGCGCGTGGAGGGAGTGCGGCACAAGCTCACGCGCATCCTCAACCCGGCCAAGCTCACGCCGTACCTGCGGCAGTGCAAGGTCATCGACGAGGAGGACGAGGACGAGGTGCTCAACTCCACGCAGTATCCGCTGCGCATCAGCAAGGCCG gtcGTTTGCTGGACATCCTGCGCACTCAGGGCCAGAGGGGCCTCCAGGCCTTCATGGAGTCGCTGGAGTTTTACCACCCGGAGCAGTACACCCAGCTGACAGGAAAACCGCCGACACACCGCTGCTCCCTCATACTCG ATGAGGAAGGTCCAGAGGGTCTGACTCAGTTCCTGCTGCTGGAGTTGCGCAAACTGAGGGAGCAGCTCCGAAACAGCCGCATGTGCGAGCGCCGCCTGTCGCAGCGCTGCCGCATGGCGGAGGAGGAGCGCAGCCGAGCCGAGCACAAGGCGCAGGAGCTGCGGCAcgacaagctgctgctggaaag GCTGCGTCAGGACTGGGAGTCAGCCAGTCGGGAGCTGGGTAAGCTGAAGGACCGACACCTGGAGCAGGCAGTGAAGTACTCCAGGGCGCTGGAGGAGCAGGGCAAGGCCTCCAGCAGAGAGAGGGAGCTGCTGAGGCAG gtggaggagctgaagTCCAAACTGATTGAGGCAgataaaaggacagaaaaaccAGAGATTAACCCAACAAACGGCTCCCTCTCCAACGGGATCAATGGCTCCGCACCAGAACAACAAGAGGAGCCGCCGCACCTCACTGATGCtcagaaagcagagagaaagggagtTCAGACAAGGAACTCAGATCCCTCCACTGGAGTCATT GCCCTGATGGATATCTTGCAGCAGGACCGCAGGGAGGCTACAGAGCAGAGACAGGAGCTCTGCGAGATCATCACCAGACTCCAGGGAGAGCTGCAGGCCGCCGAGGAGAACCGGGCCAag CTGGAGGCGCAGTgcgagcagctgcagctgaaggtgAGGACTCTCCAGCTGGACTGGGAGACGGAGCAGAAGAGAAGTCTGTCCTACTTCAACCAAACCATGGAactggagaaggagagagacCAG GCTCTGCGCAGCCGAGACAGCCTTCAGCTGGAGTACACCGACTGCCTGCTGGATAAGAACCGGCTGCGCAAACGCATCGCCGAGCTGCAGGCCAacctggagcagcagcagagagagctggagaGGGAGCGAGAGCGCTGCCGGGAGCAGATGCAGCAGAGTCCCTGTCTGAACTGC TCCCACTTGTCCCTGTGCAGCGAGGACCAGTGCTTCGGCCCCTGCTGCTCCCTGGACCCAGATCTAAGTCTGCAGCCCGTTCTAAGAAAG ACGCCCCCTAGAGGCCAAAACAATGAGAACTCTGAGG GTTCAGTCTACAACTCAGAGGAGAACCTGCTGTCTTCA TCTAAAGATAGCGAGAAGGAGATAAACCGCCTGTCCACGTTCCCCTTCCCTCCGTGTGTGAACTCCATCAACAGGCGGTTTAACACGGA GTTTGATGTGGAGTCTTGGGGCAGCGACGAGAATGATAATATTCCAG gGGATCAGACTGAACCCTCTCTGTGGGATTCCTGGACCTCTTTGCACTCCCATCTCTTCCCCCCAGATTTGGTCAACCTGCCCCCAGTTCCTTCTCTCCCCTCCAGCCCTAATGTTCCCAG GAAGCCACCTTCACCCTGCTCTCCACCTTCAAGCCCCTCCACCTCGCCAAAGCTCGGAAGAGCCAGCCTGGCCGACGACATCGCCATAGTTGGAGGAAATCGGACCGGGATCTTCGTGAGCCACGTGAAAGCCGGCTCTCCTGCCGAGCAGTGCGGGCTGAAGGAGGGCTGTGAGCTGCTGGAG CTGGACCGGGTTCTGTTTGGCGGGGCAAGTGTGCAGCTGGCTCAGTGCACCGCTGAGGTGGCCCACTTTTCCCTGCAGTGTTGGGCCGAGCCCTCATCGCTCAAACACCAGAGCAACCCGGAGG GCTACTCCAAGCTCCTCTCAGAGCTTTCCTCACCGTCCTTTGCGGGCGCCGACTCCTTCTATGCACGGGTCAATCTCAACATGGAGCCCCATAGCGATCCGCCATCTCTGGGCGTGTCCTGCGATGACATCATACACGTCACAGACACGAGGCACAACGGGAGGTACCAGTGGCGCTGCTCGCTGGTGAACCGGGAAACGGCCGTACCCCTGCAGACGGGAACCATGCCCAACTACAACAG GGCACAACAGTTGTTGCTCATAAGGTTACGAAAAATGTCAGTGGAGCAGAAGGACTTCAAGAAGAAGATG tttgtaaagaaaacatctgaccGAGTCCGACTGGTCAAGGCAGTGGATCACAACTCTCGGGGTTCTGGTTCCTCGAAGCAAATTTTTTACACTCTCAGCAAAC GTCACGAGGACCACTTGATCCCGTACAGTCTGGTGAAGCCGGTGAAGGTCCAGACTAAGCGGCCGGTCATCTTCTCGCCCTCCCTTCTGTCCCGCAGGCTGATTGAGAGGCTGCTGCAGCCGGCGGAGTCCGGTTTGAACTTTAACACCTGCCCACCTG AGCCCATTCAAGCGTCGGAACAAAAGGACAAAAGGATATTTCTGTTGGATTCCTGCAGTCCAGAGCAGGCTCTGGGAATACGGCTGGAATCAATACAGGATGTGATCagtcag GGCAGGCATTGTCTGCTAGAGCTGGGGCTGCCCAGCGTCGAGGCTCTGCTGAGGCAGGGGATTTACCCCATTGTCATCCACATTcgccccaaaaacaaaaagcacaagaaGCTAAG GAAGTTTTTCCCGAGGTGCGGCGAGGACAGCATAATGGAGGAAGTGTGCCAGGCcgaggagctgcagctggagacTCTGCCTCTGCTTTACTACACCGTGGAGCCGAGCACCTGGAGCTGCACCgaggagctgctggaggccCTACGCAATGCCGTCCAGCGGCAGCAGAGGGCGGTAGCATGGGTGGAACTTGACAGACTGCAGTAG
- the zmp:0000000896 gene encoding caspase recruitment domain-containing protein 10 isoform X2 encodes MESLEFYHPEQYTQLTGKPPTHRCSLILDEEGPEGLTQFLLLELRKLREQLRNSRMCERRLSQRCRMAEEERSRAEHKAQELRHDKLLLERLRQDWESASRELGKLKDRHLEQAVKYSRALEEQGKASSRERELLRQVEELKSKLIEADKRTEKPEINPTNGSLSNGINGSAPEQQEEPPHLTDAQKAERKGVQTRNSDPSTGVIALMDILQQDRREATEQRQELCEIITRLQGELQAAEENRAKLEAQCEQLQLKVRTLQLDWETEQKRSLSYFNQTMELEKERDQALRSRDSLQLEYTDCLLDKNRLRKRIAELQANLEQQQRELERERERCREQMQQSPCLNCSHLSLCSEDQCFGPCCSLDPDLSLQPVLRKTPPRGQNNENSEGSVYNSEENLLSSSKDSEKEINRLSTFPFPPCVNSINRRFNTEFDVESWGSDENDNIPGDQTEPSLWDSWTSLHSHLFPPDLVNLPPVPSLPSSPNVPRKPPSPCSPPSSPSTSPKLGRASLADDIAIVGGNRTGIFVSHVKAGSPAEQCGLKEGCELLELDRVLFGGASVQLAQCTAEVAHFSLQCWAEPSSLKHQSNPEGYSKLLSELSSPSFAGADSFYARVNLNMEPHSDPPSLGVSCDDIIHVTDTRHNGRYQWRCSLVNRETAVPLQTGTMPNYNRAQQLLLIRLRKMSVEQKDFKKKMFVKKTSDRVRLVKAVDHNSRGSGSSKQIFYTLSKRHEDHLIPYSLVKPVKVQTKRPVIFSPSLLSRRLIERLLQPAESGLNFNTCPPEPIQASEQKDKRIFLLDSCSPEQALGIRLESIQDVISQGRHCLLELGLPSVEALLRQGIYPIVIHIRPKNKKHKKLRKFFPRCGEDSIMEEVCQAEELQLETLPLLYYTVEPSTWSCTEELLEALRNAVQRQQRAVAWVELDRLQ; translated from the exons ATGGAGTCGCTGGAGTTTTACCACCCGGAGCAGTACACCCAGCTGACAGGAAAACCGCCGACACACCGCTGCTCCCTCATACTCG ATGAGGAAGGTCCAGAGGGTCTGACTCAGTTCCTGCTGCTGGAGTTGCGCAAACTGAGGGAGCAGCTCCGAAACAGCCGCATGTGCGAGCGCCGCCTGTCGCAGCGCTGCCGCATGGCGGAGGAGGAGCGCAGCCGAGCCGAGCACAAGGCGCAGGAGCTGCGGCAcgacaagctgctgctggaaag GCTGCGTCAGGACTGGGAGTCAGCCAGTCGGGAGCTGGGTAAGCTGAAGGACCGACACCTGGAGCAGGCAGTGAAGTACTCCAGGGCGCTGGAGGAGCAGGGCAAGGCCTCCAGCAGAGAGAGGGAGCTGCTGAGGCAG gtggaggagctgaagTCCAAACTGATTGAGGCAgataaaaggacagaaaaaccAGAGATTAACCCAACAAACGGCTCCCTCTCCAACGGGATCAATGGCTCCGCACCAGAACAACAAGAGGAGCCGCCGCACCTCACTGATGCtcagaaagcagagagaaagggagtTCAGACAAGGAACTCAGATCCCTCCACTGGAGTCATT GCCCTGATGGATATCTTGCAGCAGGACCGCAGGGAGGCTACAGAGCAGAGACAGGAGCTCTGCGAGATCATCACCAGACTCCAGGGAGAGCTGCAGGCCGCCGAGGAGAACCGGGCCAag CTGGAGGCGCAGTgcgagcagctgcagctgaaggtgAGGACTCTCCAGCTGGACTGGGAGACGGAGCAGAAGAGAAGTCTGTCCTACTTCAACCAAACCATGGAactggagaaggagagagacCAG GCTCTGCGCAGCCGAGACAGCCTTCAGCTGGAGTACACCGACTGCCTGCTGGATAAGAACCGGCTGCGCAAACGCATCGCCGAGCTGCAGGCCAacctggagcagcagcagagagagctggagaGGGAGCGAGAGCGCTGCCGGGAGCAGATGCAGCAGAGTCCCTGTCTGAACTGC TCCCACTTGTCCCTGTGCAGCGAGGACCAGTGCTTCGGCCCCTGCTGCTCCCTGGACCCAGATCTAAGTCTGCAGCCCGTTCTAAGAAAG ACGCCCCCTAGAGGCCAAAACAATGAGAACTCTGAGG GTTCAGTCTACAACTCAGAGGAGAACCTGCTGTCTTCA TCTAAAGATAGCGAGAAGGAGATAAACCGCCTGTCCACGTTCCCCTTCCCTCCGTGTGTGAACTCCATCAACAGGCGGTTTAACACGGA GTTTGATGTGGAGTCTTGGGGCAGCGACGAGAATGATAATATTCCAG gGGATCAGACTGAACCCTCTCTGTGGGATTCCTGGACCTCTTTGCACTCCCATCTCTTCCCCCCAGATTTGGTCAACCTGCCCCCAGTTCCTTCTCTCCCCTCCAGCCCTAATGTTCCCAG GAAGCCACCTTCACCCTGCTCTCCACCTTCAAGCCCCTCCACCTCGCCAAAGCTCGGAAGAGCCAGCCTGGCCGACGACATCGCCATAGTTGGAGGAAATCGGACCGGGATCTTCGTGAGCCACGTGAAAGCCGGCTCTCCTGCCGAGCAGTGCGGGCTGAAGGAGGGCTGTGAGCTGCTGGAG CTGGACCGGGTTCTGTTTGGCGGGGCAAGTGTGCAGCTGGCTCAGTGCACCGCTGAGGTGGCCCACTTTTCCCTGCAGTGTTGGGCCGAGCCCTCATCGCTCAAACACCAGAGCAACCCGGAGG GCTACTCCAAGCTCCTCTCAGAGCTTTCCTCACCGTCCTTTGCGGGCGCCGACTCCTTCTATGCACGGGTCAATCTCAACATGGAGCCCCATAGCGATCCGCCATCTCTGGGCGTGTCCTGCGATGACATCATACACGTCACAGACACGAGGCACAACGGGAGGTACCAGTGGCGCTGCTCGCTGGTGAACCGGGAAACGGCCGTACCCCTGCAGACGGGAACCATGCCCAACTACAACAG GGCACAACAGTTGTTGCTCATAAGGTTACGAAAAATGTCAGTGGAGCAGAAGGACTTCAAGAAGAAGATG tttgtaaagaaaacatctgaccGAGTCCGACTGGTCAAGGCAGTGGATCACAACTCTCGGGGTTCTGGTTCCTCGAAGCAAATTTTTTACACTCTCAGCAAAC GTCACGAGGACCACTTGATCCCGTACAGTCTGGTGAAGCCGGTGAAGGTCCAGACTAAGCGGCCGGTCATCTTCTCGCCCTCCCTTCTGTCCCGCAGGCTGATTGAGAGGCTGCTGCAGCCGGCGGAGTCCGGTTTGAACTTTAACACCTGCCCACCTG AGCCCATTCAAGCGTCGGAACAAAAGGACAAAAGGATATTTCTGTTGGATTCCTGCAGTCCAGAGCAGGCTCTGGGAATACGGCTGGAATCAATACAGGATGTGATCagtcag GGCAGGCATTGTCTGCTAGAGCTGGGGCTGCCCAGCGTCGAGGCTCTGCTGAGGCAGGGGATTTACCCCATTGTCATCCACATTcgccccaaaaacaaaaagcacaagaaGCTAAG GAAGTTTTTCCCGAGGTGCGGCGAGGACAGCATAATGGAGGAAGTGTGCCAGGCcgaggagctgcagctggagacTCTGCCTCTGCTTTACTACACCGTGGAGCCGAGCACCTGGAGCTGCACCgaggagctgctggaggccCTACGCAATGCCGTCCAGCGGCAGCAGAGGGCGGTAGCATGGGTGGAACTTGACAGACTGCAGTAG